The genomic DNA aaccactagaagtccacttcaaggggataacacccgttgaagccctcaagtgatataccgaccactagaagtccacttcaaagggataacacccgatgaagccttcaagtgacataccttctaccagaagaccacttcaaagggataacacccgatgaagtcttcaaccatgtaccttttttgggggacgcatacccccgatgcgacccccccaccattttgtactgactggcctcaaggactccccccgccagctgccatgacaacagaacctactccggaaaaaagaaaaacatgttaaataaacacacaaaataaaacacaacgctcatatacggacgtacagaagacctaaggagtaacaaaacaagggtgggagggtgggagctttgcttcttgtgtattactcctcccgctgcttccggctcaatgccgagaaacagcgggaagcgcagtaacggcccccccgtcccccctagctcctccccgtccctccttcagctccttcacctttccctcacctcttaacattaaccctttccctaccaggacggtcatgtcggcttccctcaagcctgcagctgcgtccagcctcttctagagcACAATGACATCTTATCTATGGAGACTTAACTTGTTTCCTGATGAGCTGATAGGAGATCCgtggggattgtgtcaccctagcggcttccctgcttaatgtgtttgtctccgcttgtaaagagagTCCAAAATTAAATTTTATGGAactgaagtttaaccccttaaggacgcagcctagtttgggccttaaggctcagagtccatttttcaaatctgacatatttcactttatgtggtaataacatcggaatgcttaaacctatccaagcgattctgagattgttttctcatgagacattgggctttatgttagtggtgaaatttggacaatatattcagtgtttattggtgaaaaattgcaaaatttagagaaaatttaaaaaaaatagcatttttcagaatttaagtgcatctgcttgtaaaacagatggttataccacttaaaatagttactagttcacatttcccatatgtctactttagattggcatcgttttttgaacattcttttatttttcttggacgttagaaggcttagaacataaatttctcatatttttaagaaaatttcaaaaggctttttttttttaaggtacctgttcggttttcgaagtggctttgaggggcctgtgtattagaaacccccataaaacaccccattttgaaaactagacccctcaaagtattcaaaacagcatttagaaagtttatttaaccctttaggcatttgacagaaattaaagcaaagtggaggtgaaatttgcacatttcatttttcttgctgaatttcagttgtattcaatttttttctgtaacacagaaggttttaccagagaaacactactaaatttgtattgtccagattctgcagtttttagaaatgtcccacatgtggctctagtgtgctcgtggactaaaacacaagccccagaagcaaagaaggacctagtgcattttgaggcctcttttttattagaatatattttaggcagcatgccaggtttgaagaggtgttgaggtaccaaaacagtaggaatcccccaaaagtgaccccatttcggaaactacacccatcaagaaattaatttatggttgttgttaccattttgaccccacagtttttacacggcacgtatttgaattgggctgtgaaatttaaaaaatgaaattttttccaataaaatttaatttttcatcaaaatttcttattttcacagggaacaaaataccccattttgttgcccaatttctactgagagcagcaataccccatttgtggcgataaactgccgtttgggcccatgggaggcctcagaagggaagaagcgctgtgtgttcttcggagttcagattttgctgaattggttttcgggtgccatgtcgcatttgcagagccccagaggtatcaaatcaatggaaatccaccagaagtgaccccattttggaaactacaccactcaaggaattaatttatgggtaatgtgaatatttagaccccatagtttcttcacagaacttatttgaattgggctgggaattaaaaaaaataatatttttttccaattatatgtagttttagctcaaaatttcttattttcacaagaaataaaatactccattttgttgcccaatttgtcctgagttcagcaataccccatttgtgatgataaactgccgtttgggtccataggagggctcagaaggaaaagagcgctatttgttctttggagtccagattttgctggattggatttcaggtgccatgtggcatttgcagagccccagaggtatcaaagcaatggaaaaccaccagaagtgacaccattttggaaactacacccctcaaggaattcatttatgggtaatgtgaccatttagaccccatagtttcttcacagaacttatttgaattgggctgggaattaaaacaaaattacttttttcccaataatatgtagttttagctaaaaatttcttattttcacaagcaaaaaaaaagggtccattttgttgccaaatttgttctgagtgtggcaatatcccatttgtggtgataaactgctgtttgggcccatggtagggctcagaaggaaaggaccaccatttggcctactggggattttctggtgcgaagtcatgtatgcagaagcccctgaggtaccagtacatttgaaacccccgagaagtgaccctgttttaaaaacgacacccttaaggcattcttctagaggtgtagtgagcattttgaccggagacatacaccccataaactttaATGTGGGTTcttacgggtatggcaataccctacatgtggctgttatctgctgcctggacacacagcagggctcagaagggaaagatgagggggataagctgtgcggagtgcatcagggtaagtaaaactggggtagattaaaaatcaagggctgtatgatacattttaaaacactctttcatacagagccttagtttttcgggacacgtcacattgatatattgtgtcctcccttacccccttcttatagaagactttgcacctcttttgactttttcccttcttgccagtttggggaacttctcctggaaagtgttgcactggtacgatgcgtgtggcctcgcttgcagaagtactgggtgctcccccttcctggtccctaaaaatgtgtttcttgataaccacctcttgaaattccaggaaagttcccttctggcctatacatcgacgtagcacgtacgcattgtataatgccatctgtatgatgtgcacggccaggttcttataccacaccgcatggcgctgtagggcttcagggcttgatctgacaagtccactcctcccatgtacctattgtagtccaggatgcagtctggtttgggggtctctgtactggtacctcgtacaggtacatgggtactggtgtgggcatgtattgttgtcaatacaaggatatctctcttgtcttgtacttgacacacaatatgttgctgctggattgtgccttgctctcaccccttctgggtgtttgccaagcagagtcttagggaggcctctcagatttcttctagcggtgccgcatgccacaggacttctggaagcgaggcacttgaagagtgggatgctggtataaaaattatccaggtagagttggtaaccctggtccagcagtgggtggaccaaatcccaaaaatgtttgcattaaaaaaagggggggggcattctgggggctgaatactggtgtccttcccttcatatatcctaaatttgtacgtataccctgatgcactctcgcacagcttatacatcttcacgccataccttgccctcttacccggcaggtactggcggaattgaagcttccctttaaaatgtaccaaggacacatcaatagaaatacaattctcgggggtgtatgcttgggaaaaccggtcactgaaacggtctaataggggtttctgtttatacaaacggtcaaaactggggtcatctcggggtgggcacggctcattatcggtataatgtaagaagcgaagtattgactcatttaatatttttttttaggttacagttcagttttaaagttgctttgaggggcctatatattatatacccctattaaacaccccattttagaaactagacccctcaaagtattcacaacagcatttagaaagtttatgaaccctttaggtgtttcacaggaatttagagcaaagtagaagtgaaatttgcatttttattttattttgtcagaaaatcctttttataccatttttttttttataacacaaaaggttttaccagagaaacgcaacttaatatttattgcccagattctgcagttttgagaaataccccacatgtggccctagtgcggtaatggactgaagcaccggcctccgaagtaaaggagcacctagaggattatgtggcctcctttttattaggcaccatgtccggtttgaagaggtcttgtggtgccaaaacagtagaaaaccgccaaaagtgaccccattttggaaactagaccccttgaggaatccattgtagttttcttggggtgcatgcggctttttgatcagtttttattctatttttaggtggcgtggtgactaaaaaacagcaattgtacgattgtttttttttcgtttttttttcgttttttgttctgcggggcgatacgattacggcgataccagatgtttatagtttttttttatgtcttatggcgtttgcacaataaaatacgttttgtaaacaatcattcactttttgtgttaccttattctaagagccataacgtttttatttttcaatcaataaagccgtgcgaggacttattttttgcgtaacgaactgtagtttcgatcagtaccatttttaggtacatgcgactttttgatctctttttattccagtttttgggaggtgaagtgaccaaacaattgtgattctggtacggtttattattattttcttttacggcgttcaccgcgcgggataaataacgaaataattttgtagttcaggccgttatggacgcggtgataccaattatgtatagtttatttgtttgtttatatatttttattaataataaaggactgataagggaaaaagggggatttttacttttattacttttaaaacttttatttagtaaatgcgtagtgcagtgtattagagcagtcagctactcactgacaggacccactaggcttctgtcgatggcatagccggacgccattgttaggagtCCGgtagccatagtcaccatcgccggccgctatcgtgtagcaggcctgcgatggtagcttaacccctaaaaagccacgttcagtattgaacgcggcttttaaggggttaatcagcggtgacacagcgatcggtccccgctgtaggagctgcggcaactgctgtacgagacagcagctgtcacagctcctgcatgtgtcgggaagacggccgaaatggccgttactcccgcgacttaATATTCCATCGCTGAGCGCGAACAGGATGGGATGGTCAGCacaacggaatattacgtcgctgagcgttaaggggttaaacaactatcaaatatatcactgttttacatctcctgtcactttttttCCAACATATgatctaatccagtacatatggcggcacgttccatactctctctattgtgtacatatgatacaatgtcctgtcacctaccactggattaaacgcgatgtcacacaaatagcgctgtgaagagTCGGTTAAGTGAATTGTATACTCCGTGGTAAGTTGCAGCCGGGCActgaacacactaataaataccagtcacacttatggattgatgttaaagatttatttatggtttttgttgatCAAATTATAagatggtaaagatgatgttatacaagatccagcaaaaacaatggaagatgtcCCAGTATATACTGTAATATCAGTAAGTGGTGGtaaatctgtattccagagacacaggaagagatgacatgttctcctgttctgggcctggtcttctgggtgacattGATGCCCCGATAAGCACACTGATGACTCTTCCGTGACAGATGTAGACaattttaagtctcgccattgggatacttgtaagatggcgggtcctgcccttggttgttattggcattgatgttgatgttctgttgaaATCTGCTGACTTGCTCTGGGGGGAGAAGcccacaaccctattaaatattcatTATTCAGGCTGCTTAACAAATATAGAGAggacatatctagaggaacttacctttctttcTATCAGCAACGAtggcggctcctccggtgacagggagcgctgttctcgccagatataacgcggaattgatgtttatgctgcaagagaaatatttgctattaatgctctactaatgtgtgtttcttagcaggcACAAAATATAGAAGATGTTTTATTGCGGATTTTCCTATTAGATCCTGGGggttacactacaaaccttgaagatggttgatccAAGCGGTGGGTttgatctaaagctgcgctgttcaggatgttacaggaactttctgatgttcacaaaggtggaatcattgttttatgcacctgagatggtaaatgttccttaggagtcctgcaagacgccaagtaatgtcttacatccataacaatgttccttgtatctatcatgCTTGCTTAGAAGATAATGCACCATAAAATACAGTTTATCCATCCATCCTAGTGGCAGGATTCTTTAAGACACTTCAAATGGggacattttttaacttttctatgccagttttttttACGTAGAAAAGTTATAAACGgaacaaaagtcacaatttgtggTAAAAATTGTGATCTGTGTAGTTTCTGcgcttacggcacttttctaaaaagtggaCAGAGAGCAGCTGGAGGAGCAGAGCCATCAGCggccgacacatttatcataataacatgtattattagttattaaggtgcgggcgttttaataaattaggcacattttgtttacgttttttttatattaagaccggttTAAGAAacatcagtcttaataaattcccaccAATCTGTTATACTATAAACATGCTTACAGTTTTCCTCTAAAACCCACaaccttcatttagaaattaaaaaaatatctgaaaacaaGAAAATTTaactagaagatagaatgacttatttacaatttctttatgttggttgataaaTTAAATTACAGATTcagaggaagacttaagagatggaagaacattctcacagcaaacatactagacaagtacaatgctctcaccttatgtgctgtcaggacatgaacagacgcagctactttttttgtcctaacctcctaatgcccttcaaatagatcttgcggtcaaagcgtccaccagccaatgggatgctggaatgagaaatatactgatgtaagacatatgataatgttagcgggtaaccacacaataattgtttagtttcacatcctatattactccagtactgtcacccaggtatacagccacctgccccaaagtgtgagctctgctataaggcccatgtagtaatggcggctactgaaaggatcttaccaacaacatggacatgacttacttatctgaaccaggtctgagctttacttcaaagatgccaaaaacgggtcggtggtctgaggtcttcaaaacagggcatgagtcgtatctcaggactcgcacatctccctcgtattggctcttaaacaacaccctgtcctgtagaggtcatgaaaataacaaatatcatcagtgcaatcatattataatttatttataaacctcatagcatcatagactgaacatttcggCCTATTTTATTTAAGTAATATAAATTTTGAGACTTTCTTGCATTTAAGGTTTGAAAATCTATCCATGACATCTAttgtttctttagctctgtagacctggaaataagatatcttaccgtatatgatggaattctctgcttttctgatgtatcgtaggtgtctgtgccaatgtcgaacttgtatgtaggaaggaattcaatggtgttctccttaaaccctacaaatatggacccttaagttaaaagaaaaaaaaacatgtcagtattaaaaacatgtgcaagagatgtaggACTATATAAGAATGTGGTGAACATGTCAAgcatcatgacagtgatttgtattgatctgttgaggtgtatgtggtaatggctgaggagtgatagagatctgtctactagtaactgtaccgttgttcttggcttcattcagatggtcgtgtttgaggagactggacatatctcttcctttaatgtttttcagaagagattccacgttttttctgtcctcttttagttgaaaattgaggtctccaaaccaaaaaacccgatcaaagcggctggtgacgtccactgtagaatgaaaaaaacacaggacacaattagaccacgtgactgcattagactcaatggagataaatagatAAAGGAAttgataggttcaaccacataagtaatactcacaggcattggagtttattctttccggaataatttgaggcagacggagaccctcagtgatggttttatagtcctggatcctcttgtagactgccccaactgccaaccaaaaatatacatatcagtgAATATAACCCCCTGgaatttaggacaaccaccatatttaagttttctttgacaataggtttctttatcatatattatctaggtatcatatctacttcttgggctgtgtagtctgaatgttccctcaacaatGAATGTTCTGcaaatagtatttattttaataggatttctattgacattttagaagatgagactggtggagttccatgatgtgggtccgcactctgtacaccagacacactgatatttctgttactgtaaatctaagacacaatcattttcTTGACAGAGGATACAGTatttgtattagggtatgtgcacacgataacttcagttacggctgaaattacggagctgttttcaggagaaaacagctcctgcatttcagacgtaattgctcgtactcgcattttgcgaggcgtcaattacggacgtaatttggagctgttcttcattggattcaatgaaaaacggctccaattacgtcccaagaagtgtcttgcacttctttgacgaggctgttatttgcgtcttttgacagcgacgcataaaattacaggtcatcggcacagtacatcggcaaacccattgaaatgaatgggcagatgtttgccgacgtattcaaggctttttttttcagacgtatttcgaggcgtaaaacgcctccaatacgtctgaaaataggtcgtgtgaacccagcctaatagtctgTAAAGGACATTAGGCCGTTAATCCTTCCACTATTACTTGTCTCTCACTATATAGAATAAGTTTGATAgattagaagaagtttgaccaaatAAGGAAGAACCTTTCATTTTGCACCAAAACATTAATATTACAGATCTCTTCATATCATCTCATATATTATAGTTTTTTATGAACcagcagcacttttatacacagtaaaactgtacatagtcatatattaataacagacatacttacatctcatatgggaattaataaacaggaatgatgtcccaaagacggtgaaggcaacacccaaggctcctttagtttttacatggtggaatagcctggttgttacatgggtgtgctctacctctgtataagaaacacAAGGAGAAGGGTCAGTGGTTAATAGTACAACATGCAACAATGATACAGAGATATTTTCCTattaaacgctggaaatattactacaacatcatttcacactttgtaactgtggagtaaactctcagatctccaatactccacagtgaagaatctgagagttgggttctcagacatctagttctaatgactaaataagaAGTTCCAACTAATAACTTCAATTAGGACTTATTATGTAGATGTAAGAAAgtcaatcttacctgagcagaaccagatcagctcccgtcgaataaagatggtgagatacaagactccgagcccggatgagTGGTATAGCACGTAGTGCGGACCAAGGGTctcttgtaattttatctcccattcccgtctacaagaagacacaatttcaagtttacatattaataaaacaCCAGATTAAAATACTCAACTCATCTAATAAACaatcaatattataacctctggggttaaataggaaaattaAGGAGCGATCCTATACTAAGTAGAAGGTCgagagagaatttcaatcagccgacctgtagaccatctgcagacatagactgttgtaagacaacctgagaagacttacctgtttggacatccttcctgaacgccaattacaTAAATGTCcttggtgtcatctgatggcaacagcagatcctctagattttgtgggaactcctgctcaaaatatgaagatattaataatgtatacacagagcaccaaccaaactgacatcttctatatcgCCTACAAAAAATTCtatctgatcgaattggattttagtctttatagacGATGGCCAGGGCTGCAGTCTTAGGATCGGAGGTATTGCCATTCCAAAGACATAGGTTATTAGTTtgacagtttgcagtgtgtgcaaCAACAGtgattggcccaaatgtttagaaaatgTGGGCCTAGGGTAGGATATAATATGTCTATGTGATATCCAACTGCAAACTAAAGACACATGGTTACTGGCCCAATTTATCCAACTGTAGATCAGacacactgatgggtcacaatagatattgtacattacttctcaccttcccctccatattccaggtggcaacgtataatctcagccgtctatttgggaaacagcgatccagttctttagcgccaatcacagcgctgctgcccaagctcctgattgcgctcttcttggtgttctttgagccaatgtcacaagATT from Rhinoderma darwinii isolate aRhiDar2 unplaced genomic scaffold, aRhiDar2.hap1 Scaffold_106, whole genome shotgun sequence includes the following:
- the LOC142698985 gene encoding phosphatidylinositol polyphosphate 5-phosphatase type IV-like; this encodes MPFWRKTKKYHVSQIPDKGNLMKEIPTMEEPNISLQKFSIIKDIPAEKSSDPSHSKSCDIGSKNTKKSAIRSLGSSAVIGAKELDRCFPNRRLRLYVATWNMEGKEFPQNLEDLLLPSDDTKDIYVIGVQEGCPNRREWEIKLQETLGPHYVLYHSSGLGVLYLTIFIRRELIWFCSEVEHTHVTTRLFHHVKTKGALGVAFTVFGTSFLFINSHMRFGAVYKRIQDYKTITEGLRLPQIIPERINSNALDVTSRFDRVFWFGDLNFQLKEDRKNVESLLKNIKGRDMSSLLKHDHLNEAKNNGSIFVGFKENTIEFLPTYKFDIGTDTYDTSEKQRIPSYTDRVLFKSQYEGDVRVLRYDSCPVLKTSDHRPVFGIFEVKLRPGSDNIPLAGGRFDRKIYLKGIRRLGQKK